The genomic region AATGTGAGGGGTTTGGCTATTCCCAATCTGTGgatatttatttggttGTTTAATGTATTACGTCCATGTTTTTGAGGAGTATTTGCTTAATGTTGTCATCAAAGATGTTGATAAATTCGTCGAAGTTgttgtaaattttatttttgattgAGGAGTTAGTGAGATTTCTGTTATTACCATCGGAGAGTGAGGATTGAATAGTTTGATTGTcatatggaaaaatattagatgaaatattttgtgaTTGTGTAAAATTGGATATAATAGGGATAGGTGGTAATTTAAGTAAATTTAAATCTGGAGTTGGAAATAATTCAGGCATTTGTAAaacattaaaattgttggtaatattatttgagtcattattatattttaaatatattgatagtttattttgtttattataattaaatttaattattaaatcaGTTTTCGATATTTCTGTATCATCAAGTATTCTTGGAGGATAATAAATTGATGAAATATGTTGGTGATGtctttcttttattttttcaaatttattataatttttaaaaatgacaCTTAAGGAGTCATCTAATTCTTCTTtagcattattattattattagaaaataagctgcttattttttttagttcaTCACTATGTTTGTTAGTTATGTTTGGATAGTTTGAAAACTTATTTGGATAATTATCATATTGTttactttttcttttattttgaaactTATTATGTCtatcattataatttttatttgacaTATATTCTTGCTCATACATTTCATTGtcattatattcattatatctATGTGGTGAGTCTGAGAatccttttttatgttttaaataattttgattttcCATGGGTCTATTTTTGAAATTggtttcatatttattatatttatttgagtGTGGATGATTATCTGGGTATCGCTCtctatttttgtttatataatttggaTTTGCATCCATCGgattgttaatatatttttcatttttataattaactAAATTACGATTgtttatactatttttattgggTCCAAATTTATTTCCACCAGGATATAAGCTGCTTAGACGTTtatctttttgttttaatgcTTGTTCTAATTCTACttctttttgtatatttataatatcatttaataGATCAgtacttttattttcttcagtAGTATTTTTCATAGcactaaatttttttatttttccttcGATTTTagcttttttatattctaagtgtctttttttttttttttcatattcttCATTTATTGTGTCTATGATTTCGAGCATGATATTTTTGCCTTCATTGGATTGGGCAGtcttacttttttttgcatcAGAATTTATTTCTCTATCATATTGCAATAGATTAGCGGTGGTATAATTGTTTGCACTTTGTTTTAAACCGTTTTCATTCCTTGCTTCGGtactatttatatcatgCACTTTCTTTACttgattattttcttctttttggATTTCTTTTATACTTTGGTCACGTATGGAACGCCATTTGTCGACTATCTCTTGTGCAATGTTTTGAACTTGAGGATTGTCGGTGATATAATTTAGATTATTTTTGATAtcttgtttatttttagcaATTAGATTAATAGGGATTCCAATTAGGGTACTCTTTAAAAGGTCTAGTGTCatattcaatttttttaacagattaaatatttgaattattaggggtatacattttttaataatattttttttggctatattttgtaaaatatttttaagggAACTTAATCCATTTAGTTCAACAAATAGATCGTAAAAATTTATGGATAaacttaataaaaattgaaaatagaATTTtagatttatataatttttttctttattaattagtataataatttgttccatatattttttatcatttatattttgtatatcatTATGTAGAATATTTAAGattgtatttttacaaatttcttttctttcttctttatttatttcagaacatttttttaatacttgTTCATATAccttttttgtatattttaagtatctaattattttaatttttttatttttaaaggaTGGATCAATAGCATATAAACTATTTAGTAATCCCGAATTTAATGGTTTATCTTCAAATAAGCATggaataattttcattttatttgaaatataCCAATTATctaatacatttatttcatcttgATTTATTccattaattattttgacTTCATTTGGTTTTTCAGTAATATTTAATGCACTTTTTAAttctaaaattatttttttagtatcaCTTTGTGATTTATTAttgattttaaaaatggcACTTACAGTTtctatatctatatttccgatatcttttatttcttcatcGGAAAAGTcactattttcattttgctCTAAATTTGGTTTTGTTATGTCTTTCTCTTGTTcttgatttttttcattgattttttctttttttttactttttttaattttattttgtttttccttttgtatattttggTCTTTTTCAACTGGTTCATTATTTCGAGTGGTGTTAAAAAGTTGTTGGAGACTTGAGATGTCTTTACTTATTTGGTCTTGTTCATTTTGGTTATCCTGTCCATTTGTGTTTGCTTGgtcattttttgtatcaccatcattttcatttgttttgaAGAAgccaaatatatttttcaagttactcattataatattatctttctttttattattccgtcttttttgtttttcatttcaAGGGTGCttgtaaatttaaatgtGTGCATGCAAGTCAATTTTAGATTATTTGAGATTATCACAAAGATTGCATAATTAATAGTGACACAATTAGCATGTTCAAACTTTATtataaagtaaaaaaaataattagcGTAATAGGagtttctttatatatatatagtacatacaaaatagtaaacagagtaaacaaatttataagTTGAAATTAAGAATGTAATTTGTgttaatatgaaaaaaagcttgtcatatatatatgtatgcatgaatgtataacatatatgtgtggagttaaaaaaaatatatacatctTATGTTTAgctatacatatatatggcATTATATTTGCTTATGTGTCATGTAGAACGCACTTCAAATGGTGATTGGAATTTGTAGTTCTAAGATgtaatacaaattatttatccTTTACAAAGGCATAGTTAAATAtagtttttgttttttacaatactttatatttttagctatacattatatttacttatttcactttaaatatacataaaaaaattgtatttttttttgtgtgtatTATTCTCTTTCATCATAATAAGTCTGGAATATgtcaaataattaaatgaattaaaatgtttgataatcctttttttctcttacttattataatttcattttgttaaatatgtatatatatatactggATTGGTAggcttatttttatatttcacCTTGTttcaatttgttttttatttatatataaactatTTAGGGATATTATTCTTGATTTGGCTTTCACAATTCAAAGTGATAAATTTGTATGACATGGTTttgcatataatatgtaattACAAACCTATGGGTTTAggttatatttataagcaTGATAAGTAAACTTCTTAAAATATAGGAAGCACTATAaattacatattattatgcgataatataaagtaatagtaaaaatatataaaaaaaattatattatcaatatactaaaaatgtaaaaaaaaacgggaatataaaataatataaatgtagaGTTGGAAAAAGTTAttacaaaaacaaaatgtatataataaaaaatataataaagaaatgctttatattgtataaaaaaaaaaacttatattttctatcaACTATTCCAAactatttgaaaaaaagttaaaatttttttaatataataatggtAAGGCATtccttgttttttttattatttttttcctttcttttttttggagATTAACATATTACTATACAACCGGATAGATAGTTCCGTACgcatatgaaaaaaagaaaaaatttaagtaagggtatataaaatgtttttataaatatgtaactATATTGaatgtataattttcatcaaAGTGTTTGATATGCTAAAGTTTCGAAAAGGAGtcacatattaaaaattaaaaattaaaaacatatataactGGGggtatgataaaataattataaaaattaaaggagtaaaacaaaatagtGAAAAAACAGTGAAATAAATCTAGAGGAAATACATATAACACTTTTTGAATGTcttaaaatggaaaaaaaattattacaaattAGTACgtaaaatgtaaaataaatattttgttggTTTTTtcactaaaaaaatacaaactTGTTTGTTTCAATATTTGTGTGAAATTTTATCTGCTTAATTTTtgcaaataatttaaaaaatatatttatttttcaaacaaATTCAAACAAATTCAACAAAATGAATGAATGTACTTGTGTAAATTTTCTTTgcaaaattgtaaaaaaagttatcTAAGTTTGAAATTGCATATTCCTTAAAATTAAGAACgagtaaataataatttgcatattttttgtgtgtaATATGagcattatttatatttcattgTTGAAgagttttatatatatctatttcATTGTTAAAgacttatatatataatctatttcattattaaagacttatatatatgatctatttcattattaaagagttttatatatgatctatttcattattaaagagttttatatatgatctatatttttaatctgctcatattattaacacATTAAGGagatagaaaaaaaaaaggtgaGAGAATAAAGTAGCACAAAAAACAAGACAGAGTATGATTTtgtatttacatttttggTTATGATTTTgttgtaaaaattaaacGACACCtaaaaagacaaaaaaaaaagactagtttatttcattttaattgttgtcataatatatttactgtAATGAGTGAGGAGTCAAATGtgatatacaaaatagGGGATGCATAtcgtaaaatatattcgtATTTTAAGCCAATCACAAATTCGTCGACTTTTACTAAGCACGGTAAAAAtaagttttttatttttttaacttttacATTGTCTGAGAAGTATGAGGAAATAATGCATgccaatataaatatataaatatattgattGAATTATTTCCTATGCTTTTGTTCTAtgattaaattttttaggGACATTAACGCCAGCTGAGTTTGTTGACGCGGGTGACTTTTTAACtcataaatttaaaacatgGGAATGGTGAGTAATAAAAGttgcaaaataataatttgatttaatttttattaagcAAGTTTGAATGAGCTAGATAAACTGTTTAACATGAtcatatttcattattttatttttactttattttgcttaatttgttttattccATGTTTGGATAGGAGAGAAGCAGATGATAATAGAGTAGTTCCGTATCTCCCGgagaaaaaacaatttcTTATAAGTCGGAATGTTCCATGCAAGCATCGAATTAaagatttaaataatattattcacAATTTGGTAggattattttatatacatatatttttgtatgtGTGGGCACCCCCTTTTATCTGTacaaatttgtattatatgaacaggacataatttttttttttttttttttttttttataggaCCTGATTGATAATGAATGGATATATCCAAATtatgaagaagaaaataataatgctgATATTTACGAATGTAATATTAAGACAAGAAAATTAAACGTGTTTATATGGCTATAGTAAATATAGATccatattaaaatatagtgattctatttataaaattataatatttacatatttcaCTATTATTCCGTTTTTTTAGACATACATTCCCCCGATTTAGCAACAAAAGTTCAGAACAAGGAAGAGATGgtaaatataagaaaagggaataaataagtttgaaaataaaataaggtgataaaatattttcatattttcaaacTCATTTGCAGATTTATCAAATTGAAAAAGATGACGATGATGAGGATGTTATTGACATAAATAACTTTGATATGgaaaatgatattattaaagttagaaaaaaaaaagtttggacaataaattttgtctttttttaaattaaaaaatgtattatatgTCAATATATATGGGAAAAGGgagtaattttttaatattatttttgtataggAATATGACCCTGCTGCTATTGACCCCTCTAGGATGCAATTCGAAACATTTGGAAGTGacagtaaataaaaaatattaaattttaaattttgacaatgttttattacatataatattatatacaaagatatatattccCATATaatttccatattttagatattataaatatacgaTCATATGATGTTAGCATAActtatgataaatattatgaaacaCCTCGAATATGGTTATTTGGATATAATGAGGTAAAAAGAAGGAagacatttttatttacatttattgTGGTATCGCTACTTTATCCCATGACGTGCggattcatttattttattattattattattttttcattcacgatttatttttgctaACTTGCTTGATACAGAACAGACACCCTTTAAAATCTGAGGAAATCTTTGAAGACATATTATCGGACTATAGTTATAAAACTGTTACGGTtcgtaaaaaaaattacaaactaaccaaattaattatataaagatagacatatattgttatatGGTTTtgcatttaataatttttttagtatgaATCTCATCCTTGTACAGGGATAATGACAGCGTCTATCCACCCTTGCAAGTaacttaaatatattaatctatttttttttgaagtGTAAATATCCGGAGTTATATTATTGGGATGGTAGTTGagattttatatttggaattacaaaatatgtttatattttttataggcATGCCGAAATAATGTTAAATGTAATAAACAATTGGATAGCCAAAGGAAAGGAACCAAGGTACAAATATGGTTGTGTAATATCATAATTTCAGtatacacattttataatttttcatttttttcattttgtttatttttttcatttatttttaggcatgatttatatttgcTTTTTCTTTTGAAATTTATATCGGGAGTGATACCCACGATCGAATACGATTTTACAACGGACATTGAAATTCCAAGCGTGGTAAAAAACAgcaaaatagaaaaaagtataaaataaatg from Plasmodium vinckei vinckei genome assembly, chromosome: PVVCY_04 harbors:
- a CDS encoding autophagy-related protein 3, putative, encoding MSEESNVIYKIGDAYRKIYSYFKPITNSSTFTKHGTLTPAEFVDAGDFLTHKFKTWEWREADDNRVVPYLPEKKQFLISRNVPCKHRIKDLNNIIHNLDLIDNEWIYPNYEEENNNADIYEYIHSPDLATKVQNKEEMIYQIEKDDDDEDVIDINNFDMENDIIKEYDPAAIDPSRMQFETFGSDNIINIRSYDVSITYDKYYETPRIWLFGYNENRHPLKSEEIFEDILSDYSYKTVTYESHPCTGIMTASIHPCKHAEIMLNVINNWIAKGKEPRHDLYLLFLLKFISGVIPTIEYDFTTDIEIPSVVKNSKIEKSIK